ATCGCCATGGTGGCGGCACGGTCATTCGCCATGGCCTTCAACCGCCTGGTTGACCTGCCCTTTGACCGCGACAACCCGCGCACGCAAAACCGCCCCCTGGTCACCGGAGCCATCACCACCAAACAGACGTGGGCTTTTTGCGCCTTCATGGCCATCATCTTTGTGGTGGCCTGCGGCTGCATCAATCAGGTCTGCCTGTGGCTGTCGGTTCCCGCGCTCATTTTTTCCGCCATCTACAGCATACTCAAACGCTTTTCGCCCATGTGCCATTTCTGGCTGGGCGCGACTCTGGGTCTGGCCCCGCTGGCAGGCTGGCTCTCCGTAAGCCCCAACAGCCTGACCCTGCCCCCCCTGCTGCTGTTTCTGGCCGTCACCTTCTGGGTGGCCGCCTTTGACATCTACTACGCGTTTCAGGACATGGACTTTGACATGGCCTTTGATCTGCATTCCATCCCCGCCACCTGCGGCGCAGAAACGGCGCTGGCGCTGGCGGCCTTTTCCCACGCCATGACGTCCATCTTCCTGCTGCTGGCCGGTTTTGCCGCCGGTCTGCACTGGCCCTGGTATGTCGTCTGGCTTGGCATCACCACCATGCTCTTTGTGGAGCACAGGCTTATGAAGCCGCAGGACCTGCGGCATGTGAACACGGCCTTTTTCACGCTGAACGGCATCATCTCGCCCGTGGTGCTGATCGGCGTGGTCTTGGGCATTTACCTGTAGGACATTTCATGCCACGTAAAAAACAGTACCAATGGCACGCCAAGGACGAAAACGGCGATGCGGATTTTTCACAGCCCAGCCGCTCTGCAAAAAAGCGGGAAAGCCTCGCCCTGCAAGCCCTGGGCGAAGAACTGGCCAATCTTGCACCGCAGGAAGTGCAGGCCCTGAATCTGCCGCCAGACCTTGCCGAGGCCCTGGCCTTGTATGCCCGCCTTCGCGATCACGAAGGACGCCGCCGCCAGATGCAGTACATCGGCCGTCTCATGCGCGAGGCCGATGCGGAACCCATCCGGGCCGCCCTTGACCAGCGCAAGGAAACCTCGGCGGCCGCCACTGCGGCCCTGCACAGGGCCGAACAGTGGCGTGAACGCCTGCTTGCCGCCCCGGAAGCTGAACTGGACGGCCTGCTGCACAGCCTGCCTCGCCCCGTCGCGCCCGAATTCGACCCGGATCAGCCGGATCAGGACGAAGAGCGCGCCCCGCGTCCCAAGGGCAAAAAGCCCCTCGGCACAGAGGAATTGCGCAAGCTTGTGCTTGAGGCCCGCAAGGAAATTGACGACAAGGCCGCGCCCCATGCCCGCAGGGCGCTCTTTCGGGCGCTGCACGTCCTGCTGACCGCGCAAGCCGCTGCCGCCGTACATCCGGAACAGGGATAATTTTGCATCATTCCGGCAAAAATGCTTGACGCTTGCGAAGGCATACGCTAAAAGCTTTCTTCGTTACAACGCCCTTGTAGCTCAGTCGGTAGAGTGCATCCTTGGTAAGGATGAGGTCAGCAGTTCAATCCTGCTCAAGGGCTCCAGAAATTACAGAGGCTTACGGGTAGTATCCGTAAGCCTTTTTTCATCGTTACGATTCTAGCCCCGCAATAGCCCCGCTTTTTTTCGGTTTGGAGTCGTGACACACGAATATGTACTATTACCTCAAAAATGAGGCGGCCATGAAAAGTCTCCGCAAAAAATCAAAGCTCAAAAAAATTACAAGGAAACATCTTCATCGTTTTAAGCCTTCGGCTTCAAATCAAATTAAACTGCGAAACTCTCCAAAAGGAATATCAAACACAAAAAGGGGCGAACCTTTTAGCGCCAGGATTGTCCTATCCAGCGACCATTCCTCGCCCAGCGACGGGCAAAAACGGGAGAAATTGAAAGAACAAATTGGCCGCGCAAGCTCCCTAGGAAAAAACTTGTGCTACACTTTTGACGAAGCAATAGAAAAAATTGCAAAAAAACTTGATGAGGCTGAAGAGTCTTCCATTTTTTCAAAAAAACTTAAATACAGCCCAGCTCTTGCAGTTTTTTTCAAATTATTCATTTGCAAATTGTTTTTTCAGGGAAAAGTTGATTGTGGAATAATTAATAGTGAGGGCGTGGTATCTCCATTATGGGATATGAATGTTTGCTATCAAAATTTTCATAAAAGAATGAACAATATTGCTAATACCCCCCTTGAAGCGATATCAATTTGTTATAAAAGAGATGATGAGCATGAAGACTTTGAAGATATATTTAAAAATTTTTTCAAATATTTGAGTATAAATAAAAAAAATGATCATGGAATTCTTTTTTCCCTGACTGGCAAAGACAATCCCGTCACTCTGGGAGAACGCATGTCGGTTGTCAGTGGGGGAGATTGCGTTACCCCTCCCGTTCGAATTGCCGAGCATGGTCCAGATAGGTATGCACAACTCACCATGTTATCTGGAAAAAAAACATTATTTTACTGTAAAAATTGTAAAAATAAAATCATTGAACTTCCCCTATCAATGGATTTTTGTATATCGTTCAGTCCTCTTTTGGACACTCATGATCCCAGCATACTTAAGCTCAACAAAACGTTACCTAAAAATTTTTCTACATTAATTGGAATGGCTGGTGGAATTTTTTTGCTTTTTTTGGCATCGCATGGCATAGTTGAAACGAAACTTTTTTCTATAGAGAAACGAAGGACAGTGTTCGAATGCTATGATGATTTTGTTGTCGCGAAGTACCGTGACACACTGCAATACTTTAACAGATTTTTATTGTTACAAAAAAAATCATTTGATTTATTTTTAGATAGTTTTAACATCGATCATATTGAAAATTATTATACAAATCCTTTATGTCCGTTTATATTTAAATCTAAAACTAATATTAAAACAAATAATACATCTATCGTTAATGATAAAATTAATATTTTGCAAAAACTTCTTTCCTCTGACGATATAAACAAAAACGCTGATGACCGTGCTATAATTGAAGCAGAACTTCACAGGGTGCGCGACAACCTCAGCATGACACATTTCTATAAAGAGTATTCAAAAACAATTCTTAAAAAGGACAGTGATACAGCTGCTAAATTTTGGGAACGCTTTAAATATAGAATAAAAGTCATTATGAAGAAAAAAGAAATTCATGATTATAAAGTTGAAAAATTTTCCCATGACAAATCCAAAGATGAATAACATCCTTTATGAAAAAATATTATTTATAAAATCCATGTAACAATAATCTTGATGTGTGATTTCAATTCTACTGAATGCAATATTGAATAAATAGTGCCTTGAACGCTAACACTGTAACAATCAATAGCTCTTTATATCGTCTTAAAATTTACAGATATTGCACATTTTGAAATGCACATTGCGCAACAACTAACAATCATCAATCGGAAATAGTCTCTGTTCTATTGTTCTCTTTTCCAATAACATGATTACAGGGGGTAGGAATTCTCCTACCCCCTACCTATTCAGCCGCAGTACGAATTAATCATCCCAGTTATCTTTTATGGCCTGAAGTACAGCGATAACAACAGGTATCCAGTTCAGGTAATTCATTTACCCTCCCTTCATTTAGCAGCGCTGGATGCGCCGCTTTTTGTTAAGTAAGAAGAACCGAAATATTCCCGTTCGGTACCAAGGGCTGAAATCAAGGGGAACCATCATACAGCACCGCCTTTGAGCAAGGCGACCTGCAGCAGGGTAAACATGGCAGGCACCAGGTCGGGCAGATCGTTGACCACCCTGCTGGTGTGCGGCAGCAGATGCGTGATGTGTTCATCCCGAATGCCAAGGCCATAGACTTCAAAGCCAAGTTGTTGGGCCACCCCTATGGCATTGTTTGCAGCCAATGGGTTGTCCGGCATGCCGTCAGTGATAACCAGAATCATCTTGCGTTGCTCCTTGAGGGGCAGCATGCTTTGCAAAACCCACCACAAGGCCCCAGCCAAGGGTGTGCCGTCAGAAGCCCGAATGTCGAACAAATCTGGCACCGATTGCCCATGCCGCATGATGGGGAATACAGAGTTTGTGACCGCAGTAGCGGGGAAAGCCGTAACTGCTGGATTCACGCCACGGATACGACTCAGGGCAGTTACCACTGCATAGCAGGCCCGATTGGCAAGATTAATCGGTGCGCCAGCCATGCTGCCGCTTACGTCCAGCAGGACATGGACAGCGGTGTTTAGCCCTTGCTGCTCAGATTCTTTTTGGAAAACCCGATCATTACCAACCTGCAGACGGTGTAGCAAATTGGCATGCAGTGTTCCTCTACGCCCGATGCTGCAACGCCTCTGGGTTTGCGCCTGTAGAAATCCCTGAAGGCGAGTGCGCAGGGCAACGCTGGCCTGAAGGGCTTGCAGCTTCTGCTCTGCTGGCAAGGGGGCTGCATGTCGGGAGCCTTCCACGGCCACGGTCAGTGCGTCACCAGCGGATTCTGCGCTGCTATTGGCAAGCTCAATCGACATGATTTCGCCGAGTTGCTTGGGGAGATCCTGCGCCTCTGCATGAAACAAGGCCTTAAGCGGTAAAGCACTAGACAGTTGGACCGGTTCAGATTGCTGGTTGATTTGTGTGGCAGAATCGTTGGCTTCCCCTATCGCCCTTGGTGTGGCTCCCTGACCATTTTTATTCGTGCCTTCGCTGGTTGCAGTTGACTGAGGTGGTTCCCACTGCCTGATACATATGGCAATTTGTCGAGCATACTCGACTGCTGCCGCAGTATCCGGGCAATGGATGTAAACCTTGACCAAGATGGCATCCAGAACCTCTATCAAGCTGGGGAAGTGCTGCTCCACGATGCTTGCCGCGTGTTGCCGTGCCGGGGTCACCTCATCCACATCCCAGGCTCGCACGGTCAACAGCACATAGTCCAAAACAGCAAGGGCCGGGGAATCATCCCCGGCCCTTGGCTGTGCTTGCGCTACAAAGAATCGTCGTATCAGCCAGTTCAGGTTTCTCCTACAGCCAGGGAAAATGCCTGACAGCATTTTTTCAACACGCCAATCTTCAAGACAGTTGAACAAATTGAAGGTCATTGGATCAAGGTTTGCAGCTTTCAGCACGCCAAAATCTGTGTGCCGTATATGGGCAGCCTCATGGTCTGTGAACCCCTTGGCGAGCGCCAGCAATTCCGGCTCACAATCCATGGGCAATGAAGGCAAGTGGATAACCTTACCGTTGGTGCAGGCCTCCTTGCCGCCAATACGTACCTGCACCCCGTAGCGGTCACCCAGGATGGATGCCACAAGGGGCAGGCAGTTGAGTACATCTTTTGTTCGAATCATGGAGTCACCACAGGCCCAGGCTGGGGATGGCAGGATGAGGCAACGGGCTGTCAACCACGGGAATCTCAGGCAGGATGGGTTCATCGTCCATTTCTCCATCCACGGTGCTGTCCACCCGTCCAGCAGGATCATCCGGCTCGGATACGCACGCTGGACCAGCCAGCAGAGCATCCAGCACAAAGGCCGGGCCATAGCCCTCAATGACCTTCTGAGCGTGGCCTACAAGGGCAGTACTGTCCTTGAGCAGGCAGACCAGCCCCTGCAACAGCAGCAGGTCTGTACCGGTGATGTTGCCCTTCTTGGGCATGCGCAACAGTGCAGCCTGCACGATGTCAGCCACCGGGGCCACATGCGGCTCTACGAAGGACAGACTCGTGAGCTTGGCGTGCAAGGTCCGCAGGGGCGAAAGGGCTTTGTGGGTTACTTCCGTCTTGCCGTGGTACACCCTGCGCCAGATGTCTTCGGCAGACTTGGCCACTTCGCCAAAGAGCGTGCCGCCGAGGGCCTGCACTTCTTCTGCCAGCCCTGCTTCCAGCACAGCGGTATTGTCCGAGTGCTGCTCCAGCGGAGCCACCCTGTACAGCTGCCAGCGAAAATCCATGCGGGCGCGCACATAGTCCGGCCCCACGATGGAATTGCGGATAATTGCGCCCCAGTGGTGGTGCTTCTCAATCCAGGCCTGTACATTCTGGTCGTAACCAGCCAGAAAGGCTTCTTTTTCTCTCTGAAAGTCGTTGCGGATGCTGCAAAGCTCCTGCACGATTTCACCGGCTTTTTCTTCAGGGATGGCCCAGCCGGACATGAAGCGCACGCCGTGTCGGTCCAGATAGTTGAAGGCGCGGGCCTTGAGCGTGCCGAACACCTTGAGGTTTTCCGGGTCGGCAATGCGCTTGGAACCCAGCGAAGCCAAATCTTCGGGGGGCAATTCCGCCCCACCCAGGTCTTCCTGGCTCATCTTGCGCCGGGCTGACCACAGGCTGACATTGAGGTTGAGGGCCAGCAAATTGTCCAGAATACGAATGTCAGAAACAATTGGTGTCATAACCGTCTCCTAAAATGAGCTTTTTGTGGTGTTTAAGACGTAACCTTTGGTGAGCTTTTTGGCTGCACGGGCTTCAAGCTCCAGGACGGAATTGTTGCCCGCACAATTTTCAGCGGGAATAACGTGTTGTTGCCCAACAGTATTCGGCTTACCCCAATGGAGCATGAGGCCTTCGGGGCGGGCCTCGCCGATCCAGAATTTACCGTTCTGGTTCTTGCCGGAAAGGGTATGAACTACCTCCAGATGGACGCGGGGGTTAGCTACCGCAGTTGTGTGGTGCAGCTGGCCGCGCATGAACCGTAGGGCCTGATCTCCTTGCAGATTTTCAGGGCCAGCCGTTTCTGTTTTGGGGGCTTCAGTTTCCATATGTTGCGGGAACATGCGCTGAGCCAGTTCGTGCAACATGGCGCGGGTTTCGCGGCTGGCGCGATAGGCCAATGCCCGGTCAAGGGCATAGGTGACAGGCTGTATGCCCTGGTGGGCCAGAGGTTGGAACCGCACGGTCAGATCGCCCCAGCGCAGCAGGCTGCGCGTGGAGAAGGTGACTTCAATGGTGTTGGTCAGATTGCCGGTGGAAGCCTCGCCCATGAACAGCTTGCGAACCTCATTGGCATAGTCCACCATGGTGGCGCACAGCGATTCGGGCAGCGATGGGAAGCGCCGGGCAAGCAGGCTTTTTTCCACATCGGCAGGTGGGTAGCCCACTTCGCAGATAGTAAAGCGGTCCAACCAGGCAAGGTTCTGCCGCTGGGTGCCCTGATAGAGGCCGGTGTCATCGCCGCCGCCATTGGTGTTGGCCGTGGCAACCAGACGGAACATGGGGTGTGGCGCAATCAGCTCGCCGCCGTTTTCCGCTATGCACAGGGGGGAGCCGTCCAATACGCTATTCAGCCCAGCTGCAATCTCTGGCGAGGTCAGGTCAATCTCATTCAGCAGCAAAAGTGCGCCGTAACGCATGGCAAGCGCCAGTGGGCCGTACTCAAAGGCCATGTTACCACCCTTAACGGTCAGGTGACCAACCATGTCGGCAAACTCCAGACGTCCGTGTCCGGTGACCTCAAAGACGGGATAGTTAAGTCTGGCAGCCAGCTGCTTGATGCAAGTCGTTTTACCACAGCCTGTGGGGCCGAAGACGTACAGTGGTTCCTGGGGGTTGAGAAACCAGACCACAACATCGCGGCTGGACTCATGGAAGATATATTCGTGGTCAATAGCCGGGGTGTAGGCCGAAGGGACGGCGTAGCCTCTGACAGTGGTGCCGGATGGTTTGCCGCTGAAGACCTGACCGGCATCAAGATCCGTGGGCTGCAGCTTACAAAGGTCGTTGATATTATTCATGCCTGGCTCCTTAAAACGAAAACTGCCCCAGGGTGGGGCGGTTTTGGCGAACGGGATAAAAGTGAGGGGATGGTCATGAGCGCCCTATTTTTTAGTTTATGGGCGAAATGCTCAATTTTTCGAAAGGTGAGCCGGTGCGCTCGCAACGGGCCAGCAAGGTATCCACGTCTATGCCGCCCATGTGCTCAGCGTTAAGAATCTCGGTCAACTCCTCCCGCAGAGCATCCTTGTCCAACGTGGTACGCCCTGCTGCCACTGACATACGGAAGCGGTAGTTTCCCGTGTCTACCCAATCCCGTGTGCCAGCCTGACGGTGGACCAGCTTAAGCACAGTCTCCATTTCTTTGATTTCATTATCTAAAAACGTGCGCTGATCCTTAAGGGCAGCCAGTTTTTCAAGCGTCGGTTCCCATTGCGGCATTTGCACGCCCTGTGGGAATTTGGGGCAGGCGCTGTTGTGCTCGCAGTACGAGCACAATGGGTAAAAGCCCTGAGCGCAATCCACCTGTTCCAAGGTTATGTGCCCAGCGCGAAATGCCGTTAGCTCACCCCAAAGTTGCGCCGCATGGTCAAGGGCCGTATCCAGCATGGCCTGATTGAAGCCATATGGGCCGAACGCTTTAACCTCTTTCATGGAAAGGCAGAGCAACCATGCCTCCACGCTTGCCTCGGCAGCCGTTGCGGGCAAGTTAAGGCCAAGTTGGGCACGGCAAAGTTGAGGGAAGGTCACTTTGTCATGCAGAAGCGTACCGTCCTCAGCACGGAGGCTGAAGACGGGTTTGCTCCATGCTTTTGCCAGAAGACCGATTTGCCCGTGCAGTTGCAGCAGGTGGGAATCGTGAGGCGAAGCAGGTAGTTTGTCAGTGCTTTTAACTTCCAGAATGCGTATGGCATTGACGGGCGCGCCCCAGACCAGCACAAAATCAAGATGGGCTTTAATGGGCACGCCCTGATGCTGCCAGTTGATTTCAAGCTGGGGCAGCATATACAGACCCAGTGATGCCAGAGCTTGCCCAACCCCGGACTCGAACCAGTGCCCGCGCTGAAGTGTGAGCAGGCGCTCCAGACTGTTTGTAGTGGGCAGCACCTTTCTGGCCAGTGCAGCCCGTGGACATTCCCAGTGCTGACCGAT
This DNA window, taken from Desulfovibrio sp. 86, encodes the following:
- a CDS encoding UbiA-like polyprenyltransferase, whose protein sequence is MRFKNPLGGVSLSVDALSAPFGKFTDVCRMIKIEHSVFALPYAWAGAVLAARGLPPLWSLFFLTIAMVAARSFAMAFNRLVDLPFDRDNPRTQNRPLVTGAITTKQTWAFCAFMAIIFVVACGCINQVCLWLSVPALIFSAIYSILKRFSPMCHFWLGATLGLAPLAGWLSVSPNSLTLPPLLLFLAVTFWVAAFDIYYAFQDMDFDMAFDLHSIPATCGAETALALAAFSHAMTSIFLLLAGFAAGLHWPWYVVWLGITTMLFVEHRLMKPQDLRHVNTAFFTLNGIISPVVLIGVVLGIYL
- the yjgA gene encoding ribosome biogenesis factor YjgA, coding for MPRKKQYQWHAKDENGDADFSQPSRSAKKRESLALQALGEELANLAPQEVQALNLPPDLAEALALYARLRDHEGRRRQMQYIGRLMREADAEPIRAALDQRKETSAAATAALHRAEQWRERLLAAPEAELDGLLHSLPRPVAPEFDPDQPDQDEERAPRPKGKKPLGTEELRKLVLEARKEIDDKAAPHARRALFRALHVLLTAQAAAAVHPEQG
- a CDS encoding cobaltochelatase CobT-related protein, whose protein sequence is MIRTKDVLNCLPLVASILGDRYGVQVRIGGKEACTNGKVIHLPSLPMDCEPELLALAKGFTDHEAAHIRHTDFGVLKAANLDPMTFNLFNCLEDWRVEKMLSGIFPGCRRNLNWLIRRFFVAQAQPRAGDDSPALAVLDYVLLTVRAWDVDEVTPARQHAASIVEQHFPSLIEVLDAILVKVYIHCPDTAAAVEYARQIAICIRQWEPPQSTATSEGTNKNGQGATPRAIGEANDSATQINQQSEPVQLSSALPLKALFHAEAQDLPKQLGEIMSIELANSSAESAGDALTVAVEGSRHAAPLPAEQKLQALQASVALRTRLQGFLQAQTQRRCSIGRRGTLHANLLHRLQVGNDRVFQKESEQQGLNTAVHVLLDVSGSMAGAPINLANRACYAVVTALSRIRGVNPAVTAFPATAVTNSVFPIMRHGQSVPDLFDIRASDGTPLAGALWWVLQSMLPLKEQRKMILVITDGMPDNPLAANNAIGVAQQLGFEVYGLGIRDEHITHLLPHTSRVVNDLPDLVPAMFTLLQVALLKGGAV
- a CDS encoding DUF3150 domain-containing protein — translated: MTPIVSDIRILDNLLALNLNVSLWSARRKMSQEDLGGAELPPEDLASLGSKRIADPENLKVFGTLKARAFNYLDRHGVRFMSGWAIPEEKAGEIVQELCSIRNDFQREKEAFLAGYDQNVQAWIEKHHHWGAIIRNSIVGPDYVRARMDFRWQLYRVAPLEQHSDNTAVLEAGLAEEVQALGGTLFGEVAKSAEDIWRRVYHGKTEVTHKALSPLRTLHAKLTSLSFVEPHVAPVADIVQAALLRMPKKGNITGTDLLLLQGLVCLLKDSTALVGHAQKVIEGYGPAFVLDALLAGPACVSEPDDPAGRVDSTVDGEMDDEPILPEIPVVDSPLPHPAIPSLGLW